A part of Sinorhizobium chiapasense genomic DNA contains:
- a CDS encoding OmpA family protein, with translation MSIRSRLFATVALPVFAATFAVQPALAESLMAPFEVAQEGAGEPSPEDLLLLKKRRKQAQESQGQAEEQQPQAEEQQAPRRKKRQQQAEEQQPAAEESAPRQAEEQPAPRRKKRQQQAEEQQPAAEESAPQQAEEQPAPRRKKRQQQAEEQQPAAKESAPQQAEEQPAPRRKKRQQQAEEQQPAAEEGAPQQAEEQPAPRRKKRQQQAEEQQPAAEEGVPQQAEEQQAPRKKRQQQAEEQQPAAEESAPQQAEEQQAPRKKRQQQAEEQQPAAEEGAPQQAEEQQAPRKKRQQQAEEQRQGDEPTLGVAPPATAEQETGEQPQARPAPEVVDKRTEEEKVKIAKDPAATDDTVVLPVENGAAVLDSDKDADNVGGNRAREARRKQREELRAKEESVAPPTDDAAAQAEISTEVREQLPQRIEANLKEEGQRIEEAPAFAVPQTTNIVNNTIVNNTVINNTTTEVTEVQVVEEVEDRVILGVGDRIFVRGDDRPRLRRDSQETYYDQLPRDRVRETIVRPGGYQIVTIYNRYGDIVQRSRIDRDGNEYLMIYAPEYDEDDNRPAIVDVGYDLPPMRLTIPVEDYIVDYADDPDRDYYEFLSEPPVEQVERVYTIDEVRNSARLRDKVRRIDLDTIHFETGSAEVSMSQAKTLRGVADAMSKVLEKDPGETFFIEGHTDAVGSDRDNLVLSDQRAESVAVLLSEVYGVPAENLVTQGYGERFLKVRTSEAEEENRRVTIRRVTPLVRPVAQR, from the coding sequence GAGCAACAGGCTCCGAGGCGCAAGAAACGCCAGCAGCAGGCTGAAGAACAGCAGCCTGCAGCCGAGGAAAGCGCTCCGCGGCAGGCCGAAGAGCAGCCGGCACCAAGGCGCAAGAAGCGCCAGCAACAGGCTGAGGAACAGCAGCCGGCCGCCGAGGAAAGCGCTCCGCAGCAAGCCGAGGAGCAGCCGGCTCCAAGGCGCAAGAAGCGCCAGCAGCAGGCTGAAGAACAGCAGCCGGCCGCCAAGGAAAGCGCTCCGCAGCAGGCCGAGGAGCAGCCGGCTCCAAGGCGCAAGAAGCGCCAGCAGCAGGCTGAGGAACAGCAGCCAGCCGCCGAGGAGGGCGCTCCGCAGCAGGCCGAGGAGCAGCCGGCTCCAAGGCGCAAGAAGCGCCAGCAGCAGGCTGAAGAACAGCAGCCAGCCGCCGAGGAGGGCGTTCCGCAGCAGGCCGAGGAGCAGCAGGCTCCACGCAAGAAGCGCCAGCAGCAGGCTGAAGAACAGCAGCCTGCCGCCGAGGAAAGCGCTCCGCAACAGGCCGAGGAGCAGCAGGCTCCACGCAAGAAGCGTCAGCAGCAGGCTGAAGAACAGCAGCCAGCAGCCGAGGAGGGCGCTCCGCAGCAGGCCGAGGAGCAGCAGGCTCCACGCAAGAAGCGCCAGCAGCAGGCTGAAGAACAGCGCCAGGGCGACGAGCCCACTCTTGGAGTGGCGCCGCCCGCGACGGCAGAGCAGGAGACGGGCGAACAGCCGCAGGCTCGCCCCGCTCCGGAAGTCGTGGATAAGCGCACGGAGGAAGAGAAGGTCAAGATCGCCAAGGATCCGGCGGCAACAGACGACACGGTTGTGCTTCCGGTCGAAAACGGTGCGGCCGTTCTCGACAGCGACAAGGATGCCGACAATGTCGGCGGCAACCGTGCGCGCGAAGCGCGGCGCAAGCAGCGCGAGGAATTGCGTGCCAAGGAAGAAAGCGTAGCGCCGCCGACCGACGATGCCGCCGCCCAGGCGGAAATATCGACCGAGGTTCGGGAACAACTTCCGCAGAGGATCGAGGCCAATCTCAAGGAAGAGGGGCAGCGCATCGAGGAAGCTCCGGCCTTCGCCGTCCCTCAGACGACCAACATCGTCAACAACACGATCGTCAACAATACGGTGATCAACAACACGACGACCGAAGTCACCGAGGTGCAGGTCGTCGAGGAAGTTGAAGACCGGGTGATCCTCGGCGTCGGCGACCGCATCTTCGTTCGCGGCGACGACCGGCCCCGTCTGCGGCGCGACTCGCAGGAAACCTACTACGACCAGCTGCCGCGCGATCGCGTGCGCGAGACGATCGTTCGCCCCGGTGGTTATCAAATCGTCACGATCTACAACCGCTATGGCGATATCGTGCAGCGCTCGCGTATTGACCGCGACGGCAATGAGTATCTGATGATCTACGCGCCCGAGTACGATGAGGATGATAACCGTCCGGCGATTGTAGACGTCGGCTATGATCTGCCGCCGATGCGCCTGACGATACCGGTCGAGGACTATATCGTCGACTACGCCGATGATCCGGATCGGGACTACTACGAGTTCCTGTCCGAGCCGCCGGTCGAGCAGGTCGAGCGCGTCTACACGATCGATGAGGTGCGCAACTCCGCCCGCCTGCGTGACAAGGTTCGCCGTATCGACCTCGACACGATCCACTTCGAGACGGGTAGCGCCGAGGTGTCGATGTCACAGGCCAAGACGCTGCGCGGCGTCGCGGACGCGATGTCGAAGGTCCTTGAGAAGGATCCGGGTGAAACCTTCTTCATCGAGGGCCACACGGACGCCGTCGGCTCCGACCGCGACAACCTGGTTCTTTCCGACCAGCGTGCGGAGTCGGTCGCCGTGCTCCTCAGCGAAGTCTATGGCGTGCCGGCCGAAAACCTCGTGACGCAAGGCTACGGCGAGCGCTTCCTGAAGGTGCGCACATCGGAGGCCGAGGAGGAGAACCGGCGCGTGACTATTCGCCGCGTGACGCCGCTCGTCCGGCCAGTCGCGCAGCGGTAA